From the Oncorhynchus nerka isolate Pitt River linkage group LG28, Oner_Uvic_2.0, whole genome shotgun sequence genome, one window contains:
- the LOC115112967 gene encoding pre-mRNA splicing regulator USH1G-like isoform X1 encodes MNDKYHRAARDGYLDLLREATRKELNAPDEDGMTPTLWAAYHGNLDALRLIVGRGGDQDKCDIWGNTPLHLAAANGHHNCLSFLVSFGANVWCLDNDYHTPLDMAATKSHMDCVRYLDSIAAKQSALNPKLVSKLKDRAFRMAERRIKDCVKMQQKHHQRMERKFLKESVASDNSDAMSFTSYNSSSTLNRKLPQFNTLTSNMPYSQATLHSTAKGRTKIKKKLEKKKQVDGTFKIYEDGRKSVRSLSGLQLGQDVMFLKQGTYANSKDRSRLNIRDMFPHHGNNHDYHDDDHDDYDDDHADTISHISHAISDPGLHETAYSEISADSGRDSLFTRPGLRTMVFRRNYVSGGLFGIGARDKVFVAGSEPVGRAPNVRLSGHLPRRQPSLDDAIEIGSIGSALSLQERHLQELPWEEADVGLDEELEPENGPLETFLASQGLGEFMPIFRKEKIDLEALLLCSDQDLTSIHIPLGPRKKLLEVCKRRLDTLEEPEGIEDTDL; translated from the exons ATGAACGACAAGTACCACCGGGCGGCCCGGGATGGCTACCTGGACCTACTCAGAGAGGCCACTCGGAAGGAGCTGAATGCGCCTGATGAAGATGGAATGACACCGACTTTATGGGCTGCGTACCACGGCAACCTTGACGCGCTCCGGCTTATTGTGGGAAGAGG aggTGACCAGGACAAGTGTGATATCTGGGGGAACACTCCGCTCCACCTGGCCGCCGCCAACGGCCACCACAACTGCCTATCCTTCCTGGTGTCGTTCGGAGCCAACGTGTGGTGCCTGGACAATGACTACCACACGCCCCTCGACATGGCCGCCACCAAGAGCCACATGGACTGTGTCCGGTACCTGGACTCCATCGCCGCCAAGCAGTCGGCCCTCAACCCCAAG CTGGTGAGCAAGCTGAAAGACAGAGCATTCCGCATGGCGGAGAGGAGGATAAAGGACTGTGTGAAGATGCAGCAGAAACACCACCAGCGGATGGAGAGGAAGTTCCTGAAGGAGAGTGTAGCGTCGGATAATTCAGATGCCATGAGCTTCACTAGTTATAACAGCAGCAGCACGCTAAACCGCAAACTTCCTCAGTTCAACACCCTCACTTCCAATATGCCATACTCACAG gccACTCTTCACTCCACAGCCAAGGGTAGGACCAAGATTAAGAAGAAGCTAGAGAAGAAGAAACAGGTGGATGGCACCTTCAAGATCTACGAGGATGGGAGGAAGAGTGTACGCTCGCTGTCTGGCCTTCAGCTTGGCCAGGACGTCATGTTCCTCAAGCAG GGCACCTATGCCAACTCCAAGGATCGCTCGCGTCTCAACATCCGGGACATGTTCCCTCACCACGGCAACAACCACGATTACCATGACGATGATCATGACGATTATGATGATGACCATGCGGACACCATCTCCCACATTTCCCATGCCATAAGCGACCCGGGCCTTCACGAGACAGCCTACTCTGAGATCAGCGCCGACTCAGGCCGCGACTCTTTGTTCACCCGGCCAGGTCTCAGAACCATGGTGTTCCGACGGAACTACGTATCCGGCGGTCTCTTCGGGATCGGAGCCCGGGACAAGGTTTTTGTGGCTGGCAGTGAACCCGTAGGCCGGGCCCCTAACGTTCGTCTTAGTGGCCACCTCCCACGTCGCCAGCCCAGCCTGGATGATGCAATAGAGATAGGCAGCATCGGCAGTGCCCTGAGCCTCCAGGAGAGGCACCTACAGGAGCTGCCCTGGGAGGAGGCTGATGTGGGTCTGGACGAGGAGCTGGAGCCTGAAAACGGCCCACTGGAGACGTTCCTGGCATCCCAGGGCCTGGGGGAGTTCATGCCCATCTTCAGGAAGGAGAAAATCGACCTGGAGGCCCTACTGCTCTGCTCGGACCAGGATCTGACCTCCATACACATCCCCCTGGGACCCAGGAAGAAGCTACTAGAGGTATGTAAGAGACGGTTGGACACCCTGGAGGAACCAGAGGGCATCGAGGACACTGATCTCTGA
- the LOC115112967 gene encoding pre-mRNA splicing regulator USH1G-like isoform X2, whose protein sequence is MLHHRARLEVDELRMDRTRAVVKVRGPARRGDQDKCDIWGNTPLHLAAANGHHNCLSFLVSFGANVWCLDNDYHTPLDMAATKSHMDCVRYLDSIAAKQSALNPKLVSKLKDRAFRMAERRIKDCVKMQQKHHQRMERKFLKESVASDNSDAMSFTSYNSSSTLNRKLPQFNTLTSNMPYSQATLHSTAKGRTKIKKKLEKKKQVDGTFKIYEDGRKSVRSLSGLQLGQDVMFLKQGTYANSKDRSRLNIRDMFPHHGNNHDYHDDDHDDYDDDHADTISHISHAISDPGLHETAYSEISADSGRDSLFTRPGLRTMVFRRNYVSGGLFGIGARDKVFVAGSEPVGRAPNVRLSGHLPRRQPSLDDAIEIGSIGSALSLQERHLQELPWEEADVGLDEELEPENGPLETFLASQGLGEFMPIFRKEKIDLEALLLCSDQDLTSIHIPLGPRKKLLEVCKRRLDTLEEPEGIEDTDL, encoded by the exons ATGCTACACCACAGGGCCAGGCTGGAGGTGGATGAGCTAAGGATGGACAGGACCAGAGCTGTGGTGAAGGTCAGAGGGCCTGCTAGAAG aggTGACCAGGACAAGTGTGATATCTGGGGGAACACTCCGCTCCACCTGGCCGCCGCCAACGGCCACCACAACTGCCTATCCTTCCTGGTGTCGTTCGGAGCCAACGTGTGGTGCCTGGACAATGACTACCACACGCCCCTCGACATGGCCGCCACCAAGAGCCACATGGACTGTGTCCGGTACCTGGACTCCATCGCCGCCAAGCAGTCGGCCCTCAACCCCAAG CTGGTGAGCAAGCTGAAAGACAGAGCATTCCGCATGGCGGAGAGGAGGATAAAGGACTGTGTGAAGATGCAGCAGAAACACCACCAGCGGATGGAGAGGAAGTTCCTGAAGGAGAGTGTAGCGTCGGATAATTCAGATGCCATGAGCTTCACTAGTTATAACAGCAGCAGCACGCTAAACCGCAAACTTCCTCAGTTCAACACCCTCACTTCCAATATGCCATACTCACAG gccACTCTTCACTCCACAGCCAAGGGTAGGACCAAGATTAAGAAGAAGCTAGAGAAGAAGAAACAGGTGGATGGCACCTTCAAGATCTACGAGGATGGGAGGAAGAGTGTACGCTCGCTGTCTGGCCTTCAGCTTGGCCAGGACGTCATGTTCCTCAAGCAG GGCACCTATGCCAACTCCAAGGATCGCTCGCGTCTCAACATCCGGGACATGTTCCCTCACCACGGCAACAACCACGATTACCATGACGATGATCATGACGATTATGATGATGACCATGCGGACACCATCTCCCACATTTCCCATGCCATAAGCGACCCGGGCCTTCACGAGACAGCCTACTCTGAGATCAGCGCCGACTCAGGCCGCGACTCTTTGTTCACCCGGCCAGGTCTCAGAACCATGGTGTTCCGACGGAACTACGTATCCGGCGGTCTCTTCGGGATCGGAGCCCGGGACAAGGTTTTTGTGGCTGGCAGTGAACCCGTAGGCCGGGCCCCTAACGTTCGTCTTAGTGGCCACCTCCCACGTCGCCAGCCCAGCCTGGATGATGCAATAGAGATAGGCAGCATCGGCAGTGCCCTGAGCCTCCAGGAGAGGCACCTACAGGAGCTGCCCTGGGAGGAGGCTGATGTGGGTCTGGACGAGGAGCTGGAGCCTGAAAACGGCCCACTGGAGACGTTCCTGGCATCCCAGGGCCTGGGGGAGTTCATGCCCATCTTCAGGAAGGAGAAAATCGACCTGGAGGCCCTACTGCTCTGCTCGGACCAGGATCTGACCTCCATACACATCCCCCTGGGACCCAGGAAGAAGCTACTAGAGGTATGTAAGAGACGGTTGGACACCCTGGAGGAACCAGAGGGCATCGAGGACACTGATCTCTGA